From a region of the Hymenobacter jejuensis genome:
- a CDS encoding YifB family Mg chelatase-like AAA ATPase → MLTKTYGSAVQGVNANTITIEVVVSQGTNFYVVGLADNAIKESQQRIEAALKFKGYRMPRTKVVVNMAPADIRKEGSSYDLPIALGILHASQQLTTETLGEYIIMGELALDGQLRPIRGVLPIAIQARKEGFKGFVLPRQNAQEAAIVNNLDVIPVDTMQEAIDFFEGRLEIAPLKVDTRDIFQHAVNQYAADFADVQGQENIKRALEIAAAGGHNVIMIGPPGAGKTMLAKRLPSILPVLNMQEALETTKIHSVAGKLGANASLLSTRPFRSPHHTISDVALVGGGGNPQPGEISLAHNGVLFLDELPEFKRTVLEVMRQPLEERRVTISRAKVSIDFPSNFMLIASMNPCPCGYYNHPEKECVCGPGVVQRYLNKVSGPLLDRIDLHVEVTPVTFDQMTETRRSETSADIQQRVEKARQVQTARFQEFPDIHSNAMMPSQMVKDICQITEAGRTLLKTAMERLGLSARAYDRILKVSRTIADLAGSENIRIEHLAEAIQYRSLDREGWAG, encoded by the coding sequence ATGCTTACCAAAACCTACGGCTCGGCCGTGCAGGGTGTCAATGCCAATACCATTACAATAGAAGTTGTTGTATCTCAGGGCACTAACTTTTATGTTGTCGGATTAGCCGATAACGCTATTAAGGAAAGCCAGCAGCGCATCGAGGCAGCGCTTAAGTTTAAGGGCTACCGCATGCCCCGCACTAAAGTGGTGGTGAATATGGCTCCGGCCGATATTCGCAAAGAAGGCTCATCATATGATTTGCCCATTGCATTGGGCATTTTGCATGCTTCGCAACAGCTTACTACCGAGACACTTGGTGAATACATCATCATGGGTGAACTGGCTCTAGATGGCCAGTTGCGGCCTATTCGCGGGGTGCTGCCCATTGCCATTCAAGCGCGTAAGGAAGGCTTCAAAGGCTTTGTGTTGCCGCGCCAGAACGCGCAGGAAGCGGCCATCGTCAATAACTTGGACGTAATTCCAGTGGACACGATGCAGGAAGCCATCGATTTCTTCGAAGGCCGCCTGGAAATCGCACCGCTCAAGGTGGATACGCGCGACATATTCCAACACGCTGTCAACCAATACGCTGCCGATTTTGCCGATGTGCAGGGCCAAGAAAACATCAAACGAGCGCTGGAAATTGCGGCGGCCGGCGGGCACAATGTGATCATGATCGGCCCTCCCGGCGCTGGCAAAACCATGTTGGCCAAGCGGTTACCCAGCATTCTGCCCGTTTTGAACATGCAGGAAGCTCTGGAAACCACCAAAATTCATTCGGTGGCGGGCAAGTTGGGCGCCAACGCTTCTTTGCTGAGCACGCGCCCGTTTCGCTCGCCGCACCACACCATTTCCGACGTGGCACTGGTGGGCGGAGGCGGTAATCCGCAGCCGGGCGAAATCTCGCTGGCACACAACGGCGTGCTATTTTTGGATGAGCTACCGGAGTTTAAGCGCACCGTATTGGAGGTGATGCGGCAGCCCTTGGAAGAGCGCCGCGTGACCATTTCGCGGGCGAAAGTGAGCATCGATTTTCCCTCGAATTTCATGCTGATTGCCTCCATGAATCCGTGCCCCTGCGGCTATTACAACCACCCGGAGAAAGAATGCGTGTGCGGGCCGGGTGTAGTGCAGCGCTACCTGAACAAAGTAAGCGGGCCGTTGCTTGATCGCATTGACCTGCACGTGGAGGTGACACCGGTCACTTTTGACCAAATGACCGAAACGCGCCGCTCCGAAACCAGCGCCGACATTCAGCAGCGGGTTGAGAAAGCGAGGCAAGTGCAAACCGCTCGTTTTCAAGAGTTTCCCGATATTCATTCCAACGCTATGATGCCTTCACAAATGGTGAAAGACATTTGCCAGATTACCGAAGCGGGCCGGACGCTGCTCAAAACGGCGATGGAGCGGCTGGGGCTGTCGGCGCGGGCTTACGACCGCATTCTGAAAGTGTCCCGCACCATCGCCGACCTGGCGGGCAGCGAAAACATCCGCATTGAGCACCTAGCCGAAGCCATTCAGTACCGTTCTCTCGACCGCGAAGGCTGGGCTGGGTAA
- the lpcA gene encoding D-sedoheptulose 7-phosphate isomerase: MDSLSDLIRAELTEARTVLDRFLADPATLSVIEQTARLMADSLRGGGKILTCGNGGSLCDAQHFAEELSGRYRHDRPALAAIALTDASHMSCVANDYGYEFVFSRFVQALGRPGDVLLAISTSGNSPNIMRAAEAAQALGMQVVSLTGKDGGSLAGISDLEIRAPHFGFADRIQEIHIKVIHILILLIEQLVATEQ, translated from the coding sequence ATTGACTCGCTATCTGACCTTATCCGGGCCGAACTGACGGAAGCCCGGACCGTGCTCGACCGGTTTTTGGCTGATCCGGCCACGCTTTCTGTCATCGAACAAACCGCCCGCCTCATGGCCGATTCGCTACGGGGCGGCGGCAAAATTCTGACCTGCGGCAACGGCGGCTCGCTCTGCGACGCGCAGCATTTCGCCGAAGAACTGAGCGGCCGCTACCGCCACGACCGGCCCGCACTAGCAGCCATCGCGCTTACGGATGCTTCGCACATGAGCTGCGTAGCCAATGATTACGGCTATGAGTTCGTATTCAGCCGTTTTGTGCAGGCCCTTGGCCGCCCCGGCGATGTGCTGTTGGCCATCAGTACCAGTGGCAATTCGCCTAATATCATGCGGGCAGCCGAGGCCGCCCAAGCACTTGGTATGCAGGTAGTTAGTCTAACCGGCAAAGATGGCGGCAGCTTAGCCGGCATCAGCGACCTCGAGATTCGCGCTCCCCATTTCGGCTTCGCCGATCGCATTCAGGAAATTCACATCAAAGTGATTCACATCCTGATACTGTTGATTGAGCAGCTAGTGGCGACCGAGCAATAA
- a CDS encoding ABC transporter ATP-binding protein, whose translation MKTYLRILQYARPWAVFLPQYLLYTILTIVFSLANFTLIIPMLKVLFDKTDQVPLQAPDHLPAFRPSFDWAKDTFNYFFADVLAAQGKLGALAFVCGVVVASVLLSNVFRYLSLRLLAKVRARVIRNLRRDLYHRIIQLQLGFFANEQKGDLMSRFTNDVQEVETSVVNTMTAVIKEPLTIVAYFGLLFYFSVPLTLFTLVLLPISGGIIASIAKRLRTQAKQSQGTLGSMLSVIDETLGGIRVIKAFNAQDYIKEKFEAQNDQYARTSRAIDNTRDLASPFSEFAGVSVVAGLLYFGGTLILGGHSDLTGESFIGYVILFSQVLTPAKALSSSFGNIQRGLVAGERVLQIIDTEPVIRDKPNAQLLPPFQHQIELRNLQFSYGEATVLTDINLTIEKGKTVALVGPSGGGKSTLADLLPRFYDPTGGQILIDGHDVRDCTIHSVRDQMGIVTQESILFNDTIFNNIRFNTQATEAEVIEAAKIANAHEFIAASPEGYQTMIGDRGSRLSGGQRQRLSIARAILRNPPILILDEATSALDTESEKLVQEALTRLMKSRTSLVIAHRLSTIQHADEIVVLQHGRIVERGTHDELLRQSGGLYQRLNQMQTNGALV comes from the coding sequence ATGAAGACGTACCTCCGCATTCTGCAATACGCTCGGCCGTGGGCGGTTTTTTTGCCGCAGTACCTGCTGTACACCATCCTCACGATTGTGTTCAGCCTTGCCAACTTCACCCTCATCATCCCGATGCTGAAGGTGCTGTTTGACAAAACCGACCAAGTGCCGCTGCAAGCCCCCGATCACCTGCCGGCGTTCCGGCCAAGCTTTGATTGGGCAAAGGATACGTTTAACTATTTTTTTGCCGACGTGCTGGCCGCGCAGGGCAAACTGGGCGCGTTGGCGTTTGTGTGCGGCGTAGTGGTGGCGTCGGTGCTGCTGAGCAACGTATTTCGCTACCTGAGCTTGCGGCTGCTGGCTAAGGTGCGGGCCCGCGTCATCCGCAACCTACGCCGCGACCTTTACCACCGCATCATCCAGCTTCAGCTGGGTTTCTTCGCCAACGAGCAGAAAGGCGATCTGATGTCGCGCTTCACCAACGACGTACAGGAGGTCGAAACCTCGGTGGTGAACACCATGACGGCCGTCATCAAAGAGCCGCTGACGATTGTGGCGTACTTCGGGCTGCTGTTTTATTTTTCGGTACCCCTGACCCTGTTTACGCTGGTGCTGCTCCCGATTTCGGGCGGTATCATCGCCAGCATTGCCAAGCGCTTGCGCACGCAGGCCAAGCAAAGCCAAGGTACGCTGGGCTCGATGCTGTCGGTGATCGATGAAACGCTGGGCGGCATCCGCGTGATCAAGGCGTTCAACGCGCAGGATTACATCAAGGAAAAATTTGAAGCCCAAAACGACCAGTACGCCCGCACCTCCCGGGCCATCGACAACACCCGCGACCTGGCCTCGCCGTTTTCGGAGTTTGCGGGCGTGTCGGTGGTGGCGGGGCTGCTGTACTTCGGCGGCACGCTGATCCTGGGCGGCCACTCCGACCTGACGGGCGAAAGCTTCATTGGCTACGTCATTTTATTTTCGCAAGTGCTCACGCCAGCTAAGGCGCTGTCGTCGTCGTTTGGCAACATTCAGCGCGGTTTGGTAGCGGGCGAGCGGGTTTTGCAAATAATTGATACAGAACCAGTTATCCGCGACAAGCCCAATGCGCAATTACTGCCGCCTTTCCAGCACCAAATTGAGTTGCGCAACCTGCAATTCAGCTACGGCGAGGCGACCGTGCTCACGGACATTAATCTGACTATCGAAAAAGGCAAAACCGTCGCGTTGGTAGGTCCATCGGGCGGCGGCAAATCGACGCTGGCCGACTTACTGCCGCGCTTCTACGACCCCACCGGCGGCCAGATTCTCATCGACGGCCACGACGTCCGCGACTGCACCATTCATTCGGTCCGCGACCAAATGGGCATTGTAACGCAGGAAAGCATCCTGTTCAACGATACCATTTTCAACAACATCCGCTTCAATACCCAAGCCACGGAGGCAGAAGTAATTGAAGCGGCCAAAATTGCCAATGCGCACGAATTTATCGCCGCTTCGCCCGAAGGTTACCAGACCATGATCGGCGACCGCGGCTCGCGCTTGTCGGGCGGCCAGCGCCAGCGCCTGAGCATCGCGCGCGCCATCTTGCGCAATCCCCCAATTCTCATTCTGGACGAGGCTACATCAGCGCTCGACACCGAATCGGAAAAGCTTGTGCAAGAGGCCCTTACGCGGCTCATGAAAAGCCGCACGTCGTTGGTTATTGCGCATCGCCTCAGCACCATTCAGCACGCCGACGAAATTGTGGTGTTGCAGCACGGCCGCATTGTAGAGCGCGGCACCCACGACGAGTTGTTGCGGCAGTCAGGCGGCCTGTATCAGCGACTGAATCAGATGCAAACCAACGGCGCGTTAGTATAG
- a CDS encoding capsule assembly Wzi family protein codes for MRKPLLLLATFALLLPTSQVVAQTTPEGPVYLRFDVTAKKPARPPHPNQGPTYVPLDADIYRLIDRYAIKYGPDSLSDPHTSVKPYTRASVARLAERILQDSTADLSPSDRFNAEYLVRDNWNYASEDSAVNASKRPVLKRFYRNQSDLFHVDNPDFTLRVNPVLGLQVGKDSDISGLRYVNTRGVQVEGTIDKKLGFYTFLADNQIAVPLYVQRRVQRDNIVPHEAFWKYYKDKPDQYDFLSGRGYLTYAASKHINLQFGYDRNFIGNGYRSLILSDYAAPYLFLKINTRIWKFNYQNLFAEMTAEKANRDTIYQKKYFAFHHLSLDVTPNFNIGVFESIVFGRGKGRFELQYLNPIIFYRSIEQAVGSNDNALLGLDFKWNIKKRVQLYGQLVLDEFVISEVRAGQGSWRNKQAFQLGAKYIDVAGIKNLDIQGEFNYIRPYTYQHADSYRNYQHYGQPLAHPMGANLYELLGIVSYQPIPRLNLVAKGFLSTQGNDITSLNGVPLTNFGSNVLLPYTNRPRDANGNILEAGFFTGDGVKTHLIHADLTATYQARHNVWVDAKLIMRRVTGTDPNVGNITNSDVFPSLGVRWNIAQRVHEF; via the coding sequence ATGAGAAAGCCGCTACTGCTCCTTGCTACCTTCGCCTTGCTGTTGCCGACGAGCCAGGTTGTTGCCCAAACCACCCCGGAAGGCCCCGTTTATTTGCGTTTTGATGTTACGGCCAAGAAGCCCGCGCGGCCGCCGCATCCCAATCAAGGCCCCACATACGTGCCGCTCGATGCCGATATTTACCGGCTGATTGACCGCTACGCAATTAAGTATGGCCCTGATTCTCTGAGCGATCCGCATACGTCGGTGAAGCCCTATACGCGCGCCAGCGTGGCGCGGCTGGCCGAGCGCATTCTGCAAGACAGCACTGCCGACTTGTCGCCCTCCGATCGCTTCAACGCGGAATACTTGGTGCGCGACAATTGGAATTACGCCAGCGAAGATTCGGCAGTCAATGCCAGCAAGCGGCCCGTGCTGAAGCGGTTTTACCGCAATCAATCGGATCTGTTCCACGTCGACAATCCCGACTTTACCCTGCGCGTCAATCCGGTGCTGGGGCTGCAAGTCGGCAAAGACAGCGACATCAGCGGCCTGCGCTACGTCAATACTCGCGGCGTGCAGGTAGAAGGCACCATCGACAAGAAGCTGGGCTTTTATACCTTCTTGGCTGACAACCAGATAGCCGTGCCGCTGTATGTGCAGCGACGCGTGCAGCGCGACAACATTGTGCCGCACGAAGCTTTTTGGAAGTACTACAAAGACAAGCCCGACCAATACGATTTCCTGTCGGGACGCGGCTACCTGACTTACGCGGCCAGCAAGCACATCAACTTGCAGTTTGGCTACGACCGCAATTTTATCGGTAACGGTTACCGCTCGCTCATCCTGTCGGACTACGCGGCGCCGTACCTGTTTCTGAAGATCAATACGCGCATCTGGAAATTCAATTACCAGAACCTGTTTGCGGAAATGACCGCCGAAAAGGCCAACCGCGACACGATTTATCAGAAGAAATACTTCGCGTTCCACCACCTCAGCCTCGACGTCACGCCGAATTTCAACATCGGTGTGTTCGAGTCCATTGTGTTTGGGCGCGGTAAAGGGCGGTTTGAGCTGCAATACCTCAACCCGATTATTTTCTATCGCTCTATCGAACAGGCAGTTGGCTCCAACGACAACGCCCTGCTGGGCCTCGATTTCAAGTGGAACATCAAGAAGCGCGTGCAGCTCTATGGCCAACTGGTGCTCGACGAATTTGTGATCAGTGAAGTGCGCGCGGGCCAAGGTTCGTGGCGCAACAAGCAGGCGTTTCAGCTGGGCGCCAAGTACATCGACGTGGCCGGCATCAAGAACCTCGATATACAGGGTGAGTTCAACTACATCCGACCTTACACTTACCAGCACGCAGATAGCTACCGCAATTACCAGCACTACGGCCAGCCCCTCGCCCACCCTATGGGCGCCAATCTGTACGAGTTGCTTGGCATTGTCAGTTACCAGCCAATCCCGCGCCTAAACTTGGTGGCCAAGGGCTTTCTGTCGACGCAGGGCAACGATATCACGAGCCTGAACGGCGTGCCGTTGACCAACTTTGGCTCCAACGTGCTGCTGCCGTACACCAACCGTCCGCGCGACGCCAACGGCAACATTCTGGAAGCTGGCTTCTTTACCGGCGACGGCGTCAAGACGCACCTTATCCACGCCGACCTCACGGCTACATACCAAGCCCGCCACAACGTTTGGGTTGATGCCAAGCTGATTATGCGCCGCGTTACGGGCACCGACCCCAATGTGGGCAACATTACCAACAGTGATGTGTTTCCGTCGCTGGGCGTGCGCTGGAACATTGCCCAACGAGTACACGAGTTTTAA
- a CDS encoding GNAT family N-acetyltransferase, whose product MSLRYFRHAELDFTAWDECVQAASAAVPYAYSWWLREACGRWDAVIEVEEATGAYKSLLPLPLKRRPWGYEVFQPAFTQQLGLLLTGTSRFRYIIDYLKVIDKRFARFYLQLHTGNELVAAPPGFALTERRTFHLNLAASYATLAAGYAPDYRRRLRHNQQLPTPLQVTEAASAKNLMQLFKNQEIAAASGLKTKEYYCLERLVATLQTRKQVYILEVRMPESGELLAGALFVRQPSVVVYLFAAASAAGKKAGAPLLLLDHVIQRHAGTPGLTLDFEGSMIPSIARFFANFGAAPVPYGVLTQTRQPWYLQWIR is encoded by the coding sequence GTGTCGCTGCGCTATTTTCGTCATGCCGAACTCGATTTCACCGCTTGGGACGAATGCGTACAAGCGGCTAGTGCGGCCGTGCCGTATGCGTATTCGTGGTGGCTGCGCGAGGCGTGTGGCCGCTGGGACGCGGTCATTGAAGTCGAGGAAGCCACCGGGGCTTACAAATCGTTGTTGCCCTTGCCGCTGAAGCGTCGTCCTTGGGGCTACGAAGTGTTTCAGCCCGCCTTTACGCAGCAATTGGGCTTGTTGCTGACCGGGACAAGCCGGTTTAGGTATATTATTGATTATCTGAAGGTTATAGATAAGCGCTTTGCGCGCTTCTATTTGCAATTGCACACAGGCAACGAGTTAGTGGCCGCTCCGCCCGGCTTTGCCCTGACGGAGCGGCGCACCTTCCACCTGAACTTGGCGGCCAGCTACGCGACGCTCGCGGCGGGATACGCACCCGATTACCGGAGGCGCCTGCGGCATAACCAACAACTGCCCACGCCGCTCCAGGTAACGGAGGCTGCCTCGGCGAAGAACTTGATGCAGCTGTTTAAAAACCAGGAAATTGCGGCCGCTTCGGGGTTGAAAACCAAAGAATATTACTGCTTGGAGCGCTTGGTGGCCACTTTGCAGACGCGCAAGCAAGTGTATATTCTGGAAGTGAGAATGCCCGAATCGGGAGAGCTTCTGGCGGGAGCCTTGTTTGTGCGGCAGCCCAGCGTGGTAGTGTACCTGTTTGCAGCGGCCTCGGCGGCGGGTAAGAAGGCGGGGGCTCCGCTCTTGCTGCTCGACCACGTTATTCAGCGGCACGCGGGCACGCCAGGCCTCACGCTCGACTTTGAAGGCAGCATGATTCCTTCAATTGCGCGTTTTTTTGCCAACTTCGGCGCCGCGCCCGTACCATACGGAGTGCTTACCCAAACCCGCCAACCCTGGTATTTGCAATGGATACGTTGA
- the upp gene encoding uracil phosphoribosyltransferase produces MDTLKPAEPNERVHIVCAEPSVANHFLAELRDVDVQRDSLRFRRNLQRLGEIIAYRISSQLSYTDKTVRTPLGESRSKHLHDFPVLATVLRAGLPFHQGFLNYFDQSPSAFAAAYRIEGTAQVQVQLDYLTAPSLDERVLILADPMLASGKSLVQTYRAMLRFGTPRQVHIAAVIASPEGVEYVTREVPEATLWVAAVDEGLNAQAYIVPGLGDAGDLSYGSKL; encoded by the coding sequence ATGGATACGTTGAAGCCCGCCGAACCCAATGAGCGCGTACATATCGTGTGCGCCGAACCCTCCGTGGCCAATCATTTTCTGGCTGAGCTACGCGACGTAGATGTGCAGCGCGACAGCCTACGCTTTCGCCGCAACTTGCAGCGCCTCGGCGAAATCATCGCGTATCGCATCAGCTCGCAGCTCAGCTACACCGACAAAACCGTGCGCACGCCCCTGGGCGAGTCGCGCAGCAAGCACCTACACGACTTTCCGGTGCTGGCTACGGTATTGCGCGCGGGCTTGCCGTTTCACCAGGGCTTCCTCAATTATTTCGACCAGTCGCCGAGCGCTTTTGCGGCCGCTTACCGCATCGAAGGCACGGCGCAAGTGCAAGTACAACTCGACTACCTCACCGCACCCAGCCTCGACGAGCGCGTACTCATCCTCGCCGACCCAATGCTGGCGTCGGGCAAATCGTTGGTGCAGACGTATCGCGCCATGCTGCGCTTTGGTACGCCCCGACAGGTGCACATCGCCGCCGTCATTGCCAGCCCGGAAGGAGTGGAGTACGTAACGCGTGAGGTGCCAGAAGCCACGCTTTGGGTTGCGGCCGTCGATGAAGGCCTGAATGCGCAAGCCTACATTGTGCCCGGCCTCGGCGACGCCGGCGACTTATCGTACGGCAGTAAGCTGTAA